The window attaaactttaatttttaGTAATAGATTTTAGCTAAAATTCATTATATTCTAATGATTTTATTAGGAATATTAGTTAGAAAGTGAattcatgaatatatatatagtcatcGAAGGAATGAAATTATGGGACAAAGCATTGGAATCAAGAAGCAGCAAAGAAATTCTATGCCATTTTGATTTCGTATTATACAGTTTGCTCTTTAATTCTTATAATATGGTatttaaataaacttaaaattggATGGATAGTTAAGAGATTTGATGAGACAAAGAAAGACAAGTACACGGATAGTATGAACCTCGTACTGAATATGAGACAGTTTTAACAACTTCTTAGTTAAAGTGCCTAAATTATCGGCTTCATCTCAAACCAAAACGGAAAATCCGAGGTTCTAAATTCTGTGTTTAGTTAATAACACTACATATATATGTTTAATTAACCAAAGCTGAAAAATGTCGTCATAAAAAAAGCCGCGGTGGGAGGGCAAAATCGTCATTTCATGCATCTGACATTCGTTCCTTTACTCGCCCTTTAAATACTCCATGTAACCATTGATGTAGACTAGTGACTAATCCATACTCCGTTCCCCCTcggattaatatttttttaattaatttttatccaTTAATTAAAACTCCGAGCTAGTATTAACGCGAGGATGGAAGATCACGAAGCAGAAACCGGGCCGCGCGGCTCGGGCGACGGCGATCAGCGAGCCGAGCCTGTGCGGTCGAGGTGGACGCCGAAGCCGGAGCAGATTCTGATCCTGGAGTCCATCTTCAACAGCGGGATGGTGAACCCGCCCAAGGACGAAACCGTCCGAATCAGGAAGCTGCTCGAGAAGTTCGGCTCCGTCGGCGACGCCAACGTCTTCTACTGGTTCCAGAACCGACGCTCGCGCTCGCGCCGCCGCCAGCGCCAAATCCAGGCCAGCCTCGGCGCCGCCGGGGACGTCCAGCCGCAGCCTCGCGCAATTCACAACGGGAATTCCATAGCCGGCGCGTATTATAATCCGGCGGCGCTGTGTAGCTACCCGATCAGCAACGGGCCGGGCTCCTCGTCGTCCATCGGGCTTGACTCTGCGAATGCTGGCGGTTTGTTCTCGTTTCCGGGGCAGCAAGGCGGGCTACAGGAGCTCCAGCACGGCTCGGGTTTCGGGTTGCAAGACAGCCCCAATTTGCATTACCAATCCGGTTAGTAATcctcaaaccctaaaaatcaattttttttcttgtttgggAAATGTATGTTTCAATATGTGCGTGTGTAGGGGTGATAACGGTATTCATAAATGGAGTAGCGACGGAGGTGGGGAGGGGGCCGGTGGACATGAAAGCGATGTTTGGAGGGGATTATTTGTTGATTCATTCGTCGGGAGTAGCAGTTGAGGCGAATGAGCATGGATTTCTGCTGCAGCATGGTGAAAGCTATTTTCTGgtattttcccctttttttttttctttttttttctgtgCATTCATTGTATAAAACCCTCAATTCAttccaaatatttttttaatgcatCGAGAATTGAGTCCAGAAGGTTTCGTCAGCCATAACTTACAGTTTTTCTCATGTGAATGTGCACTGAATTCCATCATCACCGTCACCCAAATCAGAAATCACTTtccatttttctcttttaaataattacttacacatcttaaaataactTGCAAATGTATGTTTTCGTACTTGaatatggagtatattttatgatGTGCTGTTGGTAATTAAAACGTTTAGCAATTCCGATCCTTAATCCATCTGGCTTTGTTTTTAATTATCTCATTTTCTGCCCAATAGAAGTTTTCTTATTTGAACTGATTTG is drawn from Salvia miltiorrhiza cultivar Shanhuang (shh) unplaced genomic scaffold, IMPLAD_Smil_shh fragScaff_scaffold_23_2, whole genome shotgun sequence and contains these coding sequences:
- the LOC131002849 gene encoding WUSCHEL-related homeobox 11-like; translated protein: MEDHEAETGPRGSGDGDQRAEPVRSRWTPKPEQILILESIFNSGMVNPPKDETVRIRKLLEKFGSVGDANVFYWFQNRRSRSRRRQRQIQASLGAAGDVQPQPRAIHNGNSIAGAYYNPAALCSYPISNGPGSSSSIGLDSANAGGLFSFPGQQGGLQELQHGSGFGLQDSPNLHYQSGVITVFINGVATEVGRGPVDMKAMFGGDYLLIHSSGVAVEANEHGFLLQHGESYFLVPRHS